A part of Paenibacillus sp. sptzw28 genomic DNA contains:
- a CDS encoding D-2-hydroxyacid dehydrogenase, translating into MRKIVAVHSLESRDITLIEEAAPGWTFIDGSDRLAAQEHLQDAEIILGWNKLVGELAVSDTSKLKWLQNWGAGVDRLPLERFRQLGISLTCASGVHPYPISETIFAMLLGFTRHLHTAIRNQSAGNWAHSGMMAEAHGRTIGILGVGAIGSETARLAKAFNMTVLGVRRSGRPEQWVDTMYDIAGLNEMLSNCDYVVNCLPYTHETEHLMGEEQFAAMKTTAFYINIGRGKTTDTGALIEALQSGGIAGAGLDVFEQEPLPPDHPLWRMDNVIMTPHNAGNTTFYTERVIEIFIQNLKKFVQGYAPDVSAVDLNSEY; encoded by the coding sequence TTGAGGAAAATCGTTGCGGTTCATTCTTTGGAAAGCCGCGATATAACGTTAATTGAGGAGGCAGCGCCGGGCTGGACGTTTATTGACGGCAGCGACCGGCTGGCTGCGCAGGAGCACCTTCAGGACGCTGAAATAATATTGGGATGGAACAAACTCGTAGGTGAGCTGGCCGTGAGCGATACGTCGAAGCTAAAATGGCTGCAGAACTGGGGAGCAGGTGTCGACCGCCTTCCGCTGGAGCGGTTCCGGCAGCTTGGGATATCACTGACGTGCGCCAGCGGCGTACACCCTTATCCGATATCCGAGACGATATTCGCGATGCTGCTCGGTTTCACCCGCCATCTTCACACTGCGATCCGCAATCAGTCCGCTGGAAATTGGGCACATTCGGGTATGATGGCCGAGGCTCATGGCCGGACGATCGGAATACTCGGCGTAGGTGCGATCGGTTCGGAAACGGCGAGGCTTGCCAAAGCGTTCAATATGACGGTTTTGGGAGTACGCAGGTCCGGCCGGCCCGAACAATGGGTTGATACGATGTACGATATCGCCGGGTTGAATGAGATGCTGTCAAATTGCGATTATGTCGTAAACTGCCTGCCTTATACGCATGAAACAGAGCATTTGATGGGAGAAGAGCAGTTCGCGGCGATGAAGACCACCGCCTTTTATATCAATATAGGCAGAGGGAAGACGACGGATACCGGCGCGCTTATCGAGGCTCTGCAGAGCGGGGGGATAGCCGGGGCGGGACTGGACGTTTTTGAGCAGGAGCCTCTTCCCCCGGACCATCCGTTATGGAGGATGGACAATGTAATCATGACGCCGCATAACGCCGGTAACACCACATTTTACACCGAACGCGTCATTGAAATCTTTATCCAGAACCTTAAGAAGTTTGTGCAGGGATACGCCCCCGACGTCAGCGCGGTAGATTTGAACAGCGAATATTAA
- a CDS encoding ComEC/Rec2 family competence protein, producing the protein MTTRPIVAFTVCWLLGSAAAAGLTNRGTLLAGGALAGFLLAILLWRRGTWPMAAACLAAFGIAAGERMWADDRNVTALPALLAAAEAAVPAGSASYEAEAAGTIVSAVEIDGDRVQFRVTADSVRIKGEPGPRKLDERMLVQVRLAAEPDLAVAAKWRRGERVRVAGEIAPPAEATNFGGFDYRRYLHSQRIHWLLKADGAAAVQSSEGRRYSAASLLSRIDAARAALGSRMDVLYPAAQSGYMKGLVLGIREDLDPEQFRRFSQLGLTHILAVSGLHVAVFLYVLGGLLQLLRMTRERMLLIMIAAVPLYVLLAGGSPSVIRAGIMAMLGLAAARLNKLKDGLHLLAAAALLMLAWDPYLLGDVGFQLSFLVTAGLILGVPPVRKLFGGGRRWKAALDLAAVTVVAQAVSFPLTIYYFNQFHLLSLLANFVLVPFISFIVMPLGGASLLLDVLWHPAGSLAASAAAWANNLTFGFVLKLSGIQSFRFIWAKPSLWWLAYMYAAIGTSLLLLQRRQNSSFTEPADLSVNMDLHTSQAGSKDILSVVPGSFESELPTQPLGLGIGQPDPLITGPDSAVPFNMRHRRMIGVGMILALIVPVLWAYNPNWNNRDAYVSFLDVGQGDAIYIRTARGKHILIDGGGAVVFRKQGEQWRERNDPFEVGRKVVVPLLLQRGVQAIDLLVVSHLDSDHIKGLNAVISSIPVKRILWNGTVKPSGDALTLLESAVKQGIPLYRADAGLSWKMDDETLIEIIGSPPAANAPAAVPVVEEQNGRSVAMLVHLYARTFLLTGDADAAEEHAILSHLASRKAQPGQQPKQQQHSPVDVLKVSHHGSKTSSTPEWLSYWHPAAAVISVGRSNLYGHPNTAVLERLKQTNADVKRTDLNGEVQFRITSGKKMYVRHMLTGDKSKRQGAQNRFDSPITR; encoded by the coding sequence GTGACAACAAGACCGATTGTTGCCTTCACGGTCTGCTGGCTGCTTGGCAGCGCGGCAGCGGCGGGGCTGACGAACCGCGGGACGCTGCTTGCAGGCGGCGCGCTTGCAGGCTTCCTGCTGGCGATTCTGCTGTGGCGGAGGGGAACGTGGCCAATGGCCGCCGCATGCCTTGCCGCGTTCGGCATCGCGGCGGGGGAGCGTATGTGGGCGGATGACCGAAACGTTACGGCGCTCCCCGCGCTGCTGGCTGCCGCAGAGGCGGCTGTCCCTGCCGGTTCGGCATCGTATGAAGCTGAAGCGGCAGGGACTATTGTTTCCGCGGTCGAGATCGACGGAGACCGTGTTCAGTTCCGCGTGACGGCGGATAGCGTCCGCATTAAGGGTGAGCCGGGGCCGCGTAAGCTTGACGAGCGGATGCTCGTGCAGGTCCGGCTTGCAGCCGAGCCGGATCTGGCGGTCGCCGCCAAATGGAGGCGCGGCGAGCGCGTACGCGTGGCCGGTGAAATCGCGCCGCCGGCTGAAGCAACGAACTTCGGCGGCTTCGATTACCGCCGCTACCTGCACAGCCAGCGCATCCACTGGCTGCTGAAGGCGGACGGCGCCGCCGCCGTACAATCAAGCGAGGGCCGGCGCTACAGCGCGGCTTCGCTGCTCAGCCGCATCGATGCGGCACGCGCGGCGCTCGGCTCGCGCATGGATGTGTTGTACCCGGCTGCGCAGTCCGGGTACATGAAAGGGCTCGTCCTCGGCATACGCGAGGACCTCGACCCCGAACAATTCCGCCGGTTCTCGCAGCTTGGACTCACGCATATCCTGGCGGTATCGGGCCTGCACGTGGCCGTTTTTCTCTACGTCCTCGGAGGCCTGCTGCAGCTGCTGCGCATGACACGCGAGCGCATGCTGCTCATCATGATCGCCGCGGTTCCGCTTTATGTGCTGCTGGCAGGCGGCTCGCCCTCGGTCATTCGCGCCGGAATCATGGCGATGCTCGGCCTCGCAGCGGCGCGTCTCAATAAGCTGAAGGACGGCCTTCATCTTCTTGCCGCCGCCGCTTTGCTGATGCTGGCATGGGATCCGTATTTGCTCGGCGACGTCGGCTTTCAGCTGTCGTTTCTGGTGACGGCCGGCCTTATTCTCGGCGTGCCGCCTGTACGGAAATTATTCGGGGGCGGCAGGCGGTGGAAGGCGGCGCTTGATTTGGCAGCCGTTACCGTCGTAGCCCAGGCGGTTTCATTTCCTCTGACAATCTATTATTTCAATCAGTTTCACCTGCTCTCGCTGCTCGCCAATTTTGTGCTCGTTCCATTCATCAGCTTTATCGTGATGCCCCTCGGCGGCGCTTCTTTGCTGCTGGACGTGCTGTGGCATCCTGCGGGCTCGCTGGCGGCTTCAGCTGCAGCGTGGGCCAACAACCTTACTTTCGGCTTTGTGCTCAAGCTGAGCGGCATACAAAGCTTCCGGTTTATCTGGGCAAAGCCTTCGCTTTGGTGGCTCGCGTATATGTATGCCGCGATCGGAACTAGTCTGTTACTTCTGCAACGCAGACAAAACAGCTCCTTCACGGAACCAGCCGATCTATCGGTGAATATGGATTTGCACACGAGTCAAGCAGGCAGCAAGGATATACTCTCTGTAGTACCGGGTAGTTTTGAATCCGAACTACCAACACAGCCGCTTGGGCTCGGGATTGGGCAGCCTGACCCTCTCATTACCGGACCCGATTCAGCCGTCCCTTTCAACATGAGACACCGCCGGATGATTGGGGTCGGAATGATTCTTGCTCTGATCGTACCGGTGCTGTGGGCTTACAATCCAAATTGGAACAATCGCGACGCCTATGTCAGCTTTCTCGATGTCGGGCAGGGAGATGCGATCTATATCCGGACGGCGCGCGGCAAACACATCCTGATCGACGGTGGAGGTGCCGTTGTTTTTCGTAAGCAGGGTGAACAGTGGAGAGAGCGGAACGATCCGTTTGAGGTCGGCCGCAAGGTTGTCGTTCCGCTTCTGCTCCAGCGGGGCGTTCAGGCAATTGATCTGCTTGTCGTCTCCCACCTGGACAGCGACCATATTAAAGGGCTAAATGCCGTTATATCAAGCATTCCGGTCAAGAGAATTTTGTGGAACGGAACCGTGAAGCCTTCCGGCGATGCGCTGACCCTTCTGGAGAGCGCTGTGAAGCAGGGCATTCCCCTCTACCGTGCGGACGCCGGGCTAAGCTGGAAAATGGACGATGAGACGCTTATCGAAATCATTGGAAGCCCGCCCGCCGCTAATGCCCCTGCAGCCGTTCCCGTAGTCGAAGAACAGAACGGCCGGAGTGTCGCGATGCTCGTACATCTCTACGCCCGTACATTTCTGCTGACGGGGGATGCTGATGCAGCGGAAGAGCATGCCATACTTTCTCATCTCGCTTCACGGAAGGCCCAGCCTGGTCAGCAGCCGAAGCAGCAGCAGCATTCACCGGTCGATGTGCTTAAAGTTTCTCATCATGGAAGTAAAACGTCATCGACACCGGAGTGGCTTTCCTACTGGCATCCGGCGGCAGCGGTCATTTCGGTCGGCCGGTCCAACCTCTACGGTCATCCCAACACGGCGGTGCTGGAGCGGCTGAAGCAGACGAATGCGGACGTGAAACGAACCGATCTCAATGGTGAAGTTCAATTCCGGATTACATCCGGGAAAAAAATGTATGTCAGACATATGCTCACGGGCGATAAAAGCAAGCGCCAAGGTGCGCAGAACAGGTTTGACAGCCCGATTACCAGATGA
- a CDS encoding dCMP deaminase family protein, whose product MVTVTQDGERKDWDTYFMDIAYMVSTRSRCPRRHVGSVLVQGKKLLGTAYNGAPMGVADCSEAGCMIVEEFEMKLVEAEEQMVKKQRCIRTIHAEQNLLLFTDRIDREGSTVYVTDQPCWTCANMLANSGIKEIVYHRSYPKDSEKVNSLMEQKGIIFRTLAEYEPPAQAGMNVIS is encoded by the coding sequence ATGGTAACGGTAACTCAAGACGGCGAGCGTAAAGATTGGGACACTTATTTCATGGATATCGCCTATATGGTCTCGACGCGCTCCCGCTGTCCAAGAAGGCATGTCGGCTCAGTGCTCGTACAGGGAAAGAAGCTCCTCGGCACGGCATATAATGGGGCACCGATGGGCGTCGCGGATTGCTCGGAGGCTGGCTGTATGATTGTGGAAGAGTTTGAAATGAAGCTCGTCGAGGCGGAGGAGCAAATGGTCAAGAAACAGCGGTGTATCCGTACGATTCATGCAGAGCAAAATTTGCTGCTCTTTACCGACCGGATCGACCGTGAAGGCTCTACCGTCTATGTGACGGACCAGCCCTGCTGGACCTGTGCCAACATGCTCGCCAACAGCGGGATCAAGGAAATTGTCTACCATCGCAGTTACCCTAAGGACAGTGAGAAGGTCAATTCCCTAATGGAGCAGAAAGGCATTATATTCCGTACTCTTGCGGAATACGAGCCGCCCGCTCAAGCGGGAATGAACGTGATATCGTAA
- a CDS encoding ComEA family DNA-binding protein, with amino-acid sequence MKPMKSYLVAHRLVTGCLLLLGFVLFAAAIWQPETSEPPGWIAMNEQVKQALEPLAQQEQQNAFNSTGNKAPETKSGSGSRVIGGEAARSEPSGAAEERSGITGANGSSKEAGTVKAGGASAEDGKIDINRANAQEFDALPGIGAIKAQTIVADREKNGRFQTADDLLRVKGIGPKLLDKIRGSIVARP; translated from the coding sequence ATGAAACCGATGAAAAGCTACCTAGTGGCACACCGGCTGGTAACAGGCTGCTTGCTCTTGCTGGGCTTTGTACTGTTTGCAGCTGCTATATGGCAGCCCGAAACAAGCGAACCGCCCGGTTGGATTGCTATGAACGAACAGGTAAAGCAAGCGCTCGAACCGTTGGCGCAGCAGGAACAACAAAATGCTTTTAACTCAACGGGTAATAAAGCACCGGAGACTAAGAGCGGTTCGGGGAGCCGCGTTATTGGCGGTGAAGCAGCCAGGAGTGAGCCGAGCGGAGCGGCGGAGGAACGAAGCGGTATAACAGGAGCAAATGGTTCCTCGAAGGAGGCCGGGACAGTTAAAGCCGGTGGAGCTTCTGCGGAGGACGGTAAGATCGACATTAACAGGGCAAATGCGCAGGAGTTCGATGCTCTGCCGGGGATTGGCGCAATTAAAGCGCAGACGATTGTGGCCGACCGTGAGAAAAACGGGCGGTTCCAAACGGCCGATGATCTGCTTCGCGTCAAGGGAATCGGTCCGAAGCTTCTGGATAAAATAAGGGGCTCCATTGTAGCCAGGCCGTGA
- the comER gene encoding late competence protein ComER, translating into MNVGFIGIGSMGSLLIDSFIGSGALKPKQITASNRTFAKAEKLADRHPGLLAVPLNYQAAIGRDIIFLCVKPLEYKRVIEELWDVLKPEQLVVSITSPVMLSQLEDCLPCKIAKVIPSITNYVCCGSTLCMYGKRMNEDDKNRLNGLLSFISTPLMIDERHTRIVSDLSSCGPAFMAFVLQRFIDAAVEETGIPREEAVVIASTMFYGTGQLLTEGGMEPQQLQARVAVPGGITAKALALLEQELDGVFNAVIRATHAKYNEDLERVTLSLYGKEVNGT; encoded by the coding sequence ATGAATGTCGGATTTATCGGTATCGGGAGTATGGGAAGCTTGCTTATCGATTCGTTTATTGGTTCGGGCGCACTCAAGCCGAAGCAAATTACAGCCAGCAACCGCACCTTCGCCAAGGCGGAGAAACTCGCCGACCGGCATCCCGGCTTGCTTGCGGTCCCTCTGAACTATCAAGCCGCGATTGGGCGGGATATTATTTTCCTCTGCGTAAAACCGCTGGAATACAAACGTGTCATTGAAGAGCTCTGGGATGTACTGAAGCCTGAGCAGCTTGTCGTATCCATTACGAGCCCTGTCATGCTTTCACAGCTCGAGGACTGTTTGCCTTGCAAAATTGCAAAGGTCATTCCAAGCATCACCAATTATGTATGCTGCGGATCAACGTTATGCATGTACGGCAAACGGATGAACGAAGATGATAAAAACCGCTTGAACGGGCTGCTTTCGTTTATAAGCACTCCCCTTATGATTGACGAGCGGCACACCCGCATCGTCTCCGACCTGTCAAGCTGCGGGCCGGCTTTTATGGCCTTCGTCCTGCAGCGGTTTATCGATGCTGCGGTTGAAGAAACCGGTATTCCCCGGGAGGAAGCGGTAGTTATTGCGAGCACAATGTTTTACGGCACCGGGCAGTTGCTCACGGAAGGCGGCATGGAGCCGCAGCAGCTCCAGGCCAGAGTTGCGGTGCCGGGAGGCATTACCGCTAAAGCTCTAGCCCTCCTGGAACAAGAACTGGATGGTGTATTTAATGCCGTCATCCGGGCGACGCATGCCAAATATAATGAAGACCTGGAACGGGTAACGCTTTCTTTATACGGCAAAGAGGTGAACGGCACCTAA